The genomic region ATGATCATCGGCACCAGCAGTGGCAGCAGGTTCATCGAAAACCCCATCACCACCATCACCACCCCGATCAGGGGATAAAACAACACCAGAAACATCGCATCACTGCGACAGGCGGCAAAATCCTCGACCCCGGCCTTGAGTGCGTATTTCAGGTCCGCCAGCTCCAACCGCCGCACCCGCGGCATGGCGGCGCTGGCGGTTTCGCCTCCCATTTGGTCGACCGAGGCCGAGATGTGATGGCTGGTTGTTTCTGCGTGCTGAAACAACCAGCTGAGTGGATTGCCAATTGTTTTTGCCATGAGCGGGCTCCTTTCACTATCCATGACGAAGGGTGCCGTCTGGGCAGTTGCCGGGCGCGGCACTTAAGGTGACTCTAGCACAATTGGCGCGAATGTCCTTCACAGTGTTGCGACGGGCGGCAGCCCTTGCCGCCTTATTTATGAAATAGCCCTGTTGGGGGCGCTACCGCACTGGCGCCAAGCGGGCGTTTTTCAGGCGGCAGTCGCGGATCACATCGCGGCCGCAGGGCACTGGGGTCAGGTCCTTTGACAGGCAGACCCGGGCTTCCTGGATATAACCATCACGGCAGGTCACGGTCAGCATGTCCTTTCCAAGAAATGGATTGGCCTGCAGAAAGGCCGTCTCGACCAGTGCGGCGGGCAGGGTTATGCCCTTGTCCAGCTTGCGAAATACGGCGGGACGGCTGATGGAGGCGTAGGCTTGGCGCATCAGCGCATAATAGTGCTGCGCCGACAGGCCCGAACAGGTGCCGTGTTTCTTCCACTGGTGCCAGGCCAGACCGGCGCTGCCCATGATGCCGCTCATTTCGGCGCTCATCTGGCGCGATGGCGGGGCGACCGAGCTGTGGCAGTATGACGGCCAGCCACGGTGAAACTGCGGCCATAGGCCGTGCAGGGTCCAGCCGTAATCGTGGCGGCTGTCGCATTGGTCAGAACCGCGGGCGTCGCCCTCCAGCGCGCACCAATTGGGCGACCAGCTGAGGGCCAGCACGTAATAGTCGAACTCTCCCGCCGTTTCCCCGTCAGCGTTGGCGGCGCCGATGTTCAGGGCCCAAAGGGCAAAACCAACGGTCAAAATGATGCTGCGCATTCGGCTCTTCCCAAATTGAAACATCCCGACTATATAGGGTTCAAATTCCCCGACAATGGAAACCAGACCCCTAAGGCGGGGCAGCCTATTTCAGGCGGCGGGGAAGATGTGTTGTAAATGGAGATGAGCACATGGCAAAACCGTTGATGGCAAAAGCAACCGCTGTGTGGCTGGTGGACAATACCACCATCAGCTTTAAACAGATTGCGGACTTTGTTGATCTGCACGAGCTGGAAGTCCAGGGCATCGCTGATGGCGACGTGGCCCAGGGGGTGAAAGGGTTTGACCCGGTCGCCAACAATCAGCTGACCCAGGAAGAGATCGCGGCGGCTGAAGCCAGCCCGATGCACAAGCTGAAGCTTAAATTCTATGCGGCGGCTGCGGGCGAGGAAAAACGCCGTGGTCCGCGGTATACACCGCTGTCCAAGCGGCAGGACCGTCCGGCCTCGATCTATTGGCTGGTCAAGTTCCACCCGGAGCTGGCGGACAGCCAGATTTCCAAGCTGGTGGGCACCACCAAGCCGACGATCCAGGCGATCCGCGAGCGGACCCACTGGAATATCGCCAACATCCAGCCAATCGATCCGGTTGCACTGGGCCTGTGTAAGCAGTCCGAGTTGGACCAGGCGGTGCAAAAGGCGGCTGCCAAGAAAGCTGCCGAGGGCGGCGTGATGAGCGACGACGAGCGTCGTAAGCTGGTCAGCACCGAACAGTCGCTGGAAATGGACGCCGAGCCCAAGATGGCAAGCGGCATGGAGGGTCTGGCGACCTTTACGCTGGGCGGTCTTGATCGTGCGCCGAAGAGAGAAGCGCCGGTGGATGCTGACAGCTTCTTTAACCTGCCGGCCGGCGGTGGCGACGGCGATGACGACGACGATGATGACAGCGACGACCCACGCGGCTGATCCTGTTTGAGCTTTTGTAGAGACCCGGCCTTGTGTCCCGGTTTGTTACTATACCTGTTGCAGGCCTTCCGTTCTTCGGAAGGCCTGTTTCGTTTGATAGGCTGGATTTTGTGTTTCGGTAGCCACGAACAGCGTGCTGATGAATAATTCTTGGTGGGGCTTTCCACTGGTTGCCTTCGGTTGGTTTCTAATAAGTTAAGTGTTTGAGGGTGGGGTGAAGAATCGGTCTAATGTGACCATCACAGCGAAGGGAAAGCTAACGCCCGTATTGCAAGGTTCCTCGGCGTCGTGACTGTTTGCTAAATTGGGGTTAACAAAAATCCGTTGGCAAAGGGACATACAAAAAAGAGATTCTGAATACGGGAAAGTGCATATGAAGCAAATCGACTTACTGTCGCTCTCTGATCTGGACCAGCCAATTGTAGAGCAACTTGCCGTCCGAGCAATTGAATTAGGCGCGTGCTGGATATCGCGGAACATGCCGCAGACACTTAGTGGAGCTAGGGTTGGCTCTATCGCGGAGTTACCTGGATGGCGCAACCCGACGGCGCTTGCACTTGGGGTCGCAGCGATGGGTGGCATCAACGTGAATGTGACGGCAAAGCTTGAAGGCGCCGAGACCATAGAAGATTTGGCGGGTTACATGGACAATTGGTTTGATCTAATGGCAATTCGAACGCCAAGTTTGCCCCGCCTTCGCGCCTTTGCAGACGCGCTTGATGCACCTGTCATGAACCTTCGCACGAACGATAATCATCCGTGCGAAGTACTTGGCGATCTCGCTTTTGTTCTGTCCCAAAGAGGGTCTTGGGATGGTTTGCGGGTCGCAGTGGTCGGACCGGCGGGTAACATAGCCCGCTCCTGGTTCGAAGCGGCTGAAACTCTTTCGATCGAAGTTGTTCAGGTCGCCCCGCCAAGCTTGTTATTTTCTGCTGCTGATTGTGGCGCGCGTCGGCGTACGGCAGACGATCCGCGCGTGATCGAGGATGCTGACCTTATCGTTACAGACTGTTGGCCATCAGCCCCAAGCCGCGAAGAAAGAGACGCGCTCCCGTCTTTCCGCATCACGGCTGTTTTGCTAGATAGGTGCCGCCCTGATGTGTTCTTCATCCCATGTCCACCAGTGACACGCGGAGAGGAGGTTGCGGCGGATGCGATGCGCCATCAACGGTGCCTCGCGACATCAGCAAAGGCATTTCTGATGCATGCACAGAATGCATTTGTAGAAAGTGTGCTTTGATAAGCTGGTAAATGCGTGCTTGCATGTTCCGACAACACTGCTTGAAACGGACGCTATTACCGCGAGAGCGGTTTTGTCCTTGTCTACAGATTAGATCGTGGGACTCATTTCAGCGAAGGGCCGTAAACCATCCTGCACACAGTAACCTGCCTGCTTCGGTATTGCTCACGGGGGGGGGCAAAGTGAACCAATAGTGCCTTGCAGCAGGATCAGGAAAAACCGCTGCGCTGACTTGGTGGTGGGGGTATTGTTTTTGGTATTGGGCTGGTCCGGTGCCGTTACTTCTAAAATTTGGCTCAGATCTCTTTGCGGGCCCGCAGGGCGGCGGTGATGGTGCCGTCGTCCAGATAATCCAGCTCGCCGCCAATTGGTACGCCTTGCGCCAGAGTGGTCAGTTTGACCTGCCCCTGCAGCTGGTCGGCGATGTAATGGGCGGTGGTCTGGCCGTCGATGGTGACATTCAGCGCCAGGATCACCTCGTTGATGGCCTCGGCTGTGACCCGGTCGGCCAGACGCGGAATGCGCAGCTCTTCGGGGCCGATGGCATCCAGAGCGGACAGGGTGCCGCCCAGCACGTGATAGCGGCCTTTGAACACGGCCGCGCGTTCCATCGCCCAGAGATCGCCAACGTCCTCGACCACGCAGAGTTCACCATTGGCGCGGTTCTCGTCGAGACAGATATCGCAGATTTCAGAGGTGCCGACATTGCCGCAGTTCAGACATTCGCGGGCGCTGATGGCGACCTGGCTCATCGAATCGGCCAATGGGGTCAGCAACAGGGCGCGCTTGCGGATCAGGTGCAGCACCGCCCGTCGGGCCGAGCGCGGGCCCAGGCCGGGCAGTTTGGCCATCAGCGCAATCAGGATTTCAATATCGTCGGTGGATTCGCTCATTTCACTGTCACTCCGACTGGGACGTCCGGTACCTCGCCGGGCAGGGGAATGCGAGAGACGGTATATCCCGCCTGCCGCAGCAGTTCGATCATGCCTTGTTCGCCGGGCAAATGGAATGATCCGATTGCCATGAACACACCGCCGTGCTGCAGCTCGGGCAGGGCGGTTTGCAGAAAGGTCTTATTGCGCTGGGTCAGCAGGAAGTGGTCGGCGCGTTGCAGATAGAGCGCGGCCAGGTCCGGCCCGTAGATGCGGGCCAGGGTGGACCTCTGCCATGCCCGTCCCAGGGCCAATTCCCCCTGCAGATACAGCGCAAAGCCAGTCGCCCGGTTGGCTGCGGCCAATGGGTCCAGATAGCCGCCATAGACCGCCAGAAGGGCTAGGGTGGTGTCCTGGTTGAGCGGATCTTTCAGGTGGTCGGTCAGCGCATCCGGAGATTCGAGGCCCAGAATGCGGCTGCCGCCAATCAGGCCGAGCGTTTGGATCAGACTATCCTGATCGGGCACCACGCCCGCCGAAAAATCGTCGCAGGGGTCAGACAACAGGGTTTCGACGATAAAAGGCAAGGTAAGGTAATCCGCCGCCTCTCGGCCCCAACCCAAGCCGTCAAGACGGCTGCGAATCCAATCGACAATCAGCGGATCCAAGCCAGAG from Parasedimentitalea psychrophila harbors:
- a CDS encoding ribonuclease T2; translation: MRSIILTVGFALWALNIGAANADGETAGEFDYYVLALSWSPNWCALEGDARGSDQCDSRHDYGWTLHGLWPQFHRGWPSYCHSSVAPPSRQMSAEMSGIMGSAGLAWHQWKKHGTCSGLSAQHYYALMRQAYASISRPAVFRKLDKGITLPAALVETAFLQANPFLGKDMLTVTCRDGYIQEARVCLSKDLTPVPCGRDVIRDCRLKNARLAPVR
- a CDS encoding DUF1013 domain-containing protein gives rise to the protein MAKPLMAKATAVWLVDNTTISFKQIADFVDLHELEVQGIADGDVAQGVKGFDPVANNQLTQEEIAAAEASPMHKLKLKFYAAAAGEEKRRGPRYTPLSKRQDRPASIYWLVKFHPELADSQISKLVGTTKPTIQAIRERTHWNIANIQPIDPVALGLCKQSELDQAVQKAAAKKAAEGGVMSDDERRKLVSTEQSLEMDAEPKMASGMEGLATFTLGGLDRAPKREAPVDADSFFNLPAGGGDGDDDDDDDSDDPRG
- the recR gene encoding recombination mediator RecR — translated: MSESTDDIEILIALMAKLPGLGPRSARRAVLHLIRKRALLLTPLADSMSQVAISARECLNCGNVGTSEICDICLDENRANGELCVVEDVGDLWAMERAAVFKGRYHVLGGTLSALDAIGPEELRIPRLADRVTAEAINEVILALNVTIDGQTTAHYIADQLQGQVKLTTLAQGVPIGGELDYLDDGTITAALRARKEI
- a CDS encoding TraB/GumN family protein, producing the protein MLKPLLFALAMLMPATLQAQAWATRETCEVVSAEIDPQALPDALLAQLRADAAKIPNPKGRFWRVQSPGGAVSHLWGTVHSNDPLILDLPVIVQQRISGARIVALEFDPVFASRQAVEDHQEKELFRPKNSTYSFDDSGLDPLIVDWIRSRLDGLGWGREAADYLTLPFIVETLLSDPCDDFSAGVVPDQDSLIQTLGLIGGSRILGLESPDALTDHLKDPLNQDTTLALLAVYGGYLDPLAAANRATGFALYLQGELALGRAWQRSTLARIYGPDLAALYLQRADHFLLTQRNKTFLQTALPELQHGGVFMAIGSFHLPGEQGMIELLRQAGYTVSRIPLPGEVPDVPVGVTVK